TAATTTAGTGGTGTGCGGGATTGTACTGGTGCAGCTCTgagcaataaaatacaacacatccTCTTTGAAGTGTCCATGTTGTTTCTACATTACAGAACAACTTCCAACATCAGGAAATGGGACCATTTGAGGAGTACCTGAATGCACCACAAGAGCTAGGAAGACTGGTATCCCCACAGACGGTAGCCTCCAGAGTGCATTGAAAGTTGATTTTGAGTTACAAGGCTGACTTTCATGTAAGTCACTCTCTCGCTTTTACTATGCTGTACCACTCCTCTTCAATCCCACATACTTAATGCAAAAAGCTTTCAGCTAGTCTCTCTGATGACTGTCAAAAAACTTCAATCTGGCAGACGGAAGGAATCACCAACTGAAGCAGATGAGTCAGATTGAAGAGAGATTTGGATGATTCTCAACACTTAAGCACAACATAAATTTTCCTTTTATACAAGCAGAGGAAAACACCTGACACCTGTGATGTTCATGTAAACCTCTTTCTTGACAGTAAACAAGGACAGATTAGCATTGGATAtcaatttcatatttcattagGGGTCAGATGATTCTGActatttaattacattaacGAGGCGAGAGTGAGCGAAGGTGGTGTGGAGGATAATGTGATCCTGCGGGCCTTAAGCACTTCTAATTACAGAGGCTGCACAGCACAGCATTCTGCACACCACAAGAACAAGACACAATTGTTCATTCACAGCATCTTCTCTCAGAGCACGCAATCTATTTACTTCCTTCCCCTCGAATGCAATGTAACATTTTACTCCTGTTTCGCAGCGGAAACGGTTTGGTTTTTGATAAGCAAGTTAATAGAGTTTTATGAAGGCAACTGCtaaaatgttctctttttttcactgaTTTTCAGTCCTCCCACACACAATTAAGTATAACACCAATTACCAGGAGAGCTTTCCCCCAGGGGTTTGTtgattctctctctgtctctctgtatgctTTTGAACATCTGCAGTCAAACCCCCCAAGTGTATTTGGCGTAAACTGAGCTTCCCCAACATCAGTACTCAACCACAAAATCTAATTACACCTCCTGTGGTATTACTATTTGTGTTTCAACAAGCAAACACAAGCATCTCTTCAGCATGTCTCAATTATATTTACAGGATTTCTTTGGAATTCAACACGGATCCATgcaagtgttgttttttgtaaactACATCTGCACAGCTTTGTTAGTAGCAATTGAGTGAAGTGCTGTTTCTGACAAAGGAGGGAAATGAAGGCAGTGGGAATGACATTGCTCCTGGTTCAGGTTTGATTCCCCTTGCGGCTACAGACAGGactttaaacataaaagtctgcACTGGCatgttgacacaaacacaccaaaacagcAGCATCATTAAATCCGTGATGCAATGGTAAACAAAAAGGTGTGTCACAGATCATCATAAACCATCACCAACCAATGGAAACAAAAACTATATTTCAGAAAAACACGTATCATGTTTTACCTCTAAAAAAACGTAAACTTACAATTGTGTACATCTCACTATCCTGTATGGGTGATACTTAATGAATAGATTCAAATCttatatgaaatatattaaTTATGTACTAATGTGTACTACAAAGAGTTATTGGTTGTAATAGTTTCTCTTGTCCACGCTGACTGTGAGGAGGTCTATTCCAATGTTTGTGATTGGGGACAACATCCACAGTCATCTTTCTGTGtaaataacatatttcaaaGGGTATCTAAAGGTACTAGGCTTTTGTAGTCTGAGTTAGTGAAATCAAGTTGgtatctttttaaattacagtctttacatttttgtttacagtctactaaaaagactaaaagaaaaagaccCACTAGACAAAGGCTGCATTCAGACCAATGTTAGCCCTGCATGAAAAGAACACGTGAACTTTCAAGTGTGACCTCGGAACGACtcaacaaaagataaaataataatcactcTGATAACTTTCCAGAGTTGTATAATCCTGTCTCAGAGTATTACTAACTTCTCTGCAGGGTTTTGGTATCTGATAAGCCTTCCCCTTCTTGGATCTGTTACCCAGTCTGGACTTCCTGGattgtagtttttattgtgttactGGTACCTGAAGCAAATCCCCCTCATCAACGATGAAGATTTATAACAAGTCTGTTTTTGGTCTGAACTCCTGCAAATTCAACTTCTAAACCCACATGTTAGCTTCAGACGAAGTGGAATTACATTAGGACTGGATCTGTTCAGGGCCACTAGGGACAAAAGGAACAATTACAGCAAACAAAAACTTCTCTCTGTGTACATAAGGGCATGTGAGTATTGTATTAagacagacttttaaaaaaagtgtccatATCAACCAGAAACGTTTTCTCAGCTGTTAGAAACAAATTGGCATTAAACCAAATGACAGTACTCGAAGGATTTCTTAAGCACTTGTCTGAGTCTTTTCCGCTTGTCCTGTCCATAAATTCAGCTCAGCACTTCTAAATCCTCATCAGCCACTGACAAATGTGAGCAGGACTCTCGAGTCGGGCTGGAGCCTGCTCTCAAATTGATCGAGCCGTACAACTTTGCTGCGTGTTTGGAATAAGCAAAGGCTTTCCTCCTCATCATTTCCCCCTTCCACATGGAAATCATGAGCAGGGTGGAGAGCAGCACGCCCCCGAGGGTGAGCAGGCACAGTCCCGCTATGACACACCGGTCCAGATGGGCCCCCACCCTGgctttctccctctccagcCGCTCCATCTCCCGGGCGGACACGCTGTCCGGGTCCACCCGGACGTCCCTGGGGACCGTGTAGGATATGGCGACCAAAGAGATGCCTGTCACCAGGCATGTCACGGCGATGATGAAGCCGTAATCCACAGTCTTCCCCGAGCCGTCAGACGACAGGTCGTCGTCGGACAGCAAGTAAAGTTCTTGGATGTCCTCCTCCTCGTACAGTTCACTTGAGGAGCTCTGACTCAGTCTGCAGGTTTGTGGACTTGTCCCTATCAGCTGgacatcatcatcgtcatcatcatcatcttgaGCATCACCTTGGTGTTTGCAGGCGAAAGATGTTTCAGTGTCCTCCTCCGGCCCCGCAGCTGTCCGGgtctctgtccatggtgctgaagcGTCTCCCCCGCCGGGCTGAAGGGAATTCCCCTCGTTAACACTTTGGTTGTTCAAAACCAGAGAGGTGTCTCTCCAATCGGAGTGATCAAAGTAAAACAGTTCGAGATCAGCCATTAGAGCATGCGGCTGTCTTTCCTGTCTTGTCAAGCccatgcgtttttttttttttaaactacctGAAATAAATTTTGCAAGCTTTATCGCTGCAAGCTACTTTTAGATCTGTGCCTGAAGTGATTGCACAGAATCCACACCAATCCTTTTTCTAGGTGTATCGCAAGCATTTAAAAAGTACATCCAAAACAGTCTTAAATTAATTGCCATGACAATCTAGCCTACACTGCCATAACGCAATTTCCGCTGCTCGGTAACACTTTCTGTTTCGCCTGTTCTGGCTTTTGCAAGCTCTCAAATCGCTGCTGCAAAACACTTAGTAACCATGCGACAGGACTAATGAATCTAACTCCACCTCTGGGATTCATTAATCGGTTATTTAGCAGCAAAACGCGGTTGGCTGAGTACCTCTCTCCCCGTCTGTGGCTGCTCGCGTCCCCGGCTGCTTCTGCTCCCTGGTCAATTAGAGGGAAAGGTTTGGCAGACCCCTCCCACGGACTGAGCTCCGGCAGACCGCCTTACAATGCTTATTACCGTGCCAACTTCAGGTTTCCCCGGAACACACACGGTAATCAGATGAGAGTCTGCAGGCGGCACACTCTGCACTGAGGCTGAGGAGTAGAGCTGGTTCACATTACTGTAGCTCCCACCTCCTCGTAAAACACGCACTGCTTTATAGGTTGTAGTATCTAATGACTTTGTTAAATTTTATGTACTGCAAGAAGCATGTGTTGGGGAAAGTGTTATCTTTTTGTAATTCAAAAaggtatgatttttttcttttttctttttcgagACCTAATTGGTCTAAAAGGCGGGAAATGTGTAGCATCTAATGACCTGTGACTTTAACCAAGTTCTGCACAAAGGGTTAATGGTTTCCACTTGAGTAAACTTTGAAAGGAATGTTAATGTGAAAAAGTAATGAGTGGATAAAGATGTTTCCAAGCATGTAACGTAATCCAAAAATGTGACCTTTACTATGGCCATGTAGCAAACCTGTATGTGACTTGGCATGTGACCTAAACATGTCTGATATAAAGTGCTTCTAAGATATTTAAAGGCAGTGTGTACATCTGGCGGAGACACTCTCcaagcttctgcagagcttgtgAATTGACGCTGAATCTTCGCTATAATAAATTTTATGATCAGGAAACAGTGTCAAGCGGCTTTCCTTATCATACACATCATCCAGCAATGCTGTTCAGACACCACAAGATCAGCTGTAAACCATTAATAAGAGCAACTTTTGAGTTGCCAAGAATCTTGCTGGGAAGAAGTCATGGTTTCCTCACTTTCTAATAAACAGCAAAACATAGAAGACTTCTGTTAAACGCAAACAAGCTATGAGGATATTGAACCATGCATTCTACATCTACTCATGTTAATAACACCATTGCTAAAGGTTTACGAGTTTCTTACTTTACAATAAACCACCAGCAAAAGTAATCTGCAATAAGAGCAGCCATGCCAGCAGCTCTGTGAAGATGTGCTTTGAGCTAACATGCACAAAATGGCAATGCTAACATGCCGGTCTTCAGCAGGTAGCAGATTTATatagcatgctgacatttgaTAATTAGCGCTTAACACAAAGTAAAGCTTAGGGTAATTGGAACGTCAATAGATAGCAATTAATCATGTATCAAAGTGTGAACAAATTCAAAGTTTGACCTGATGTTGGCTTTacatgaaaaggaaaaggacagGATTCACGAAAGTTATTTCAACTCATCCTGATCAATCTCTGTACCAAATTCCATGACAATCCATCCAAAAGTTGTTGGGATATTTCACTAAAACATCAAATGTTAACCTTATGTaggcgctagaggaaaagtccgaggatcaccaaagtcatttgATCCATCGTCGGGGGAACATGAATATCTGTATTAAATATCACGACAATCCATCCAAGAATTGTTGAGATTCTACACGTAGGACCAAAGTGATGAACAGATTGGCCGACTTTGTCCTGTATTTTTGCAGCTAATGTTGCTACTAAGTCTGATAAGGACTTAATATATATACAACAATAAATCATCATGTCTGCAGTTGGAATTGTCAATAAATAGTTATTAATAAATGCATGTTGGTCCAGATGCCCTGACCGAAAGGGCAGAGGTTTATTGGAGGGGTCACCTGATGAATCACGACCTGAAACCAGTGTAGGGCTGCACGAGGAAATACATAACCTGGCATCCAAAAGTTGTTCTTAATAATGTCAATAatttattaaccataaataAAGTCATAAGTTACTAAGCCTTCAGGGTTtagtaagaaaaaaatggtaACTGATTAAAAAGTGCCATTGTGTGTCATGAAAAAGCAGGAATAAGCGTATTGCTTGTTGTTGTACTGAGATAGCAGTGATGGATTTATGCTTTTCAACATCTGAAGAGATAGTGTATTTTTAGGCATACCTTCTTTTAaaggaggtcaaaggtcagtaGGAGCTCTGCAGCTGGAAATACTGAAATCATGGGTCCACGTCCCACTCAATGCGCCGTCCCACAACCAAATCCTGGTGAGAAATAATGAAACGTTTTTTCCTGTACATTTACGAaagtacacacatgcactttcttgcagagagtcaGACAAGAGGACTCTCATGCCTCTATGGTAAATAGGAACCTATGGCCAGCAGctaattagcttagcatagcacaAACACTGGAAACATGTCGAGACAGCttgcctggctctgtctaaagcTGTTATATCTCACTTGTTTAATCAATTCAAAGGgatattttgtttcctttgtttccagtctttatgctaggctaagctaaccagctgctggctccaGCTTCTAGTGTACAAATGGAAACAAGAGTGGTAGGGATCGCAAGAAAGTGACTACAAATTTCCcctaacataatactatttatcccagtatcctttgcactgtgctccacatttaaataattttattgaactcttcattcCACTCATGcctctctgttgtttctgtttatagcatgtatatattgtgtatatattagtgtgtgtattttgtttggttgttttgtatgtgtaagcacagtgtgagtaatgatgctccaaagaaaaatgtcctcgtatgtgtcctcatacctggcgaataaagcagattctgattctgattctgattctgattctgaattgctgaactattcctttaaatgtagTAGGTGTGAAATAAGAACCACTCCAAGAACCACTCCAATAGTTTGCAAGAGCTCTCCAATatcccagaaaaacaaaatacagatcATCTTAATGTCCTCAGTGGTAGCTGCAGTATGTGCTCAACAGCATTTGAGCAAGACAGTATCCTCTAGTCTGAGAACTAATCACTGTAGGGAGCCTTCTCTCTGGGAACAAAGTCAACATCATTATCGGTATAATATGCATTCAAACTGAATTATTGCAACAAAGAAACTGATCCAGAAAAGGGGATTCTCCTCCTTTGAATTAAGACAATCATTTTTTGAATGGCCCATTTTCAGAGAAGCTCTGCACAGCCGGAAGAGAACTCTACTTGGGTATTAATTTAAAACCATGTAAAATCCTATACAGTCATTGCTGAGCGAAAAGCTCATATCTCCAAACTGGCAGCTTTTCAGGAACTAACAAACATTCAGCTTCACAAACACCATCATCGTGTGTTTAAAGGTTTAACACAGGGGGAGCATGTGCATCAAGGACTATCATTTTCTAACCCCCAAGattgaatttaaatgattaaaataagaaacatcATTTGTGTCACAAGGTATTTAAATGACAGGAATCTGCAGGAATATGCATGTTATTCCACTTCCCGATCCCCTTAATGAAATCCTTCGGCTTGGATTGTTTCTGCAGAGCACTGAagcaaatgtaggctacaggtAGCCGAAGGTTATGATTACAAAGCGCTTCAATGCTCCATCATTCAAGGTAATTTTCTCTGTTTACTAAGATCAACCGCCCCGATGCCGGTGGCTACTTGACACATGCTGTATGCAAAGACTGCTGTACATTTAGCAGTCAGGGCATTTTCAGAGGGAGAAGAGTGTGAAGGCAAACCGCTTCAGGGTGGCTTTAACATTTCTGACGGAAAGAATGGAAAGGAGACAAGTTTAAAGCAACAAATGTCACAGTAAATAGACTTTCAGTCTGCAGAGGGTCCAAGCTGGGAGTGCTCAGAAACCTCTGCAAATGaatctgaataaaaacaaaaatatctgaTACAGAATTTGACATCTTTAAATTGGTGATTGACTGAGTGATTGGTTCATTATCCATTTTTTGACAGCATTAAATCTGAAACTCTCTTCACTAAGTCTACAAGCATGTTGTATGCTTTGAAGTCAGTTTCCTGTTCTGAATTACACTTTTTgcgagagacacacacacacacacacacacacacacacacagtttctctACATTAGAcatcacattcaaaacaaaaatctctCTCACCCACCTCTCATATTTGCAAATACTAAAACTCTAATAGCTTTGTATATTTTCCAAATCAACGCTCAAGAACCACGAGTAAGCAATCCACAAAAAAGGAAACTCACTTGCCATTGTAAGTGTCATGACTTCAGGAAAAATGGACTGAAGTATGTGGACACCCCTGTTCATTTACTgatgtgtacattttgttgtgGGCTGTGTTTATAACTGGCCTGGGCCCCACTGATCCTGTAAAAGGAAATCGTAATGCTGCATACAATAACATTTAGATATAGCCGCGTTTTAATGAATGATTATTACGGTAATTAAAGGTAATAGATCACATGTGT
The genomic region above belongs to Etheostoma cragini isolate CJK2018 chromosome 14, CSU_Ecrag_1.0, whole genome shotgun sequence and contains:
- the LOC117957235 gene encoding transmembrane protein 74 yields the protein MGLTRQERQPHALMADLELFYFDHSDWRDTSLVLNNQSVNEGNSLQPGGGDASAPWTETRTAAGPEEDTETSFACKHQGDAQDDDDDDDDVQLIGTSPQTCRLSQSSSSELYEEEDIQELYLLSDDDLSSDGSGKTVDYGFIIAVTCLVTGISLVAISYTVPRDVRVDPDSVSAREMERLEREKARVGAHLDRCVIAGLCLLTLGGVLLSTLLMISMWKGEMMRRKAFAYSKHAAKLYGSINLRAGSSPTRESCSHLSVADEDLEVLS